From Streptomyces sp. CMB-StM0423, a single genomic window includes:
- a CDS encoding biotin--[acetyl-CoA-carboxylase] ligase, translating to MSADRGSRWSDLDRPPLNADALRRALVRTGGLWTSLDVVEATGSTNADLAARAREGAAEGAVLVAEEQTAGRGRLERRWSAPPRSGLFFSVLLRPEGVPVSRWGWLPLLAGVAVATALPRAAGVDTALKWPNDVLVTVEGEERKAGGILVERPDATSESVVLGIGINVTLRAGELPVPQAGSLALAGAKVTDRDPLLRAMLRSLERWYGNWRTAGGDPAGARLQETYAAGCATLGRQVRAELPGGTAVTGEAVAVDGDGRLVLATAAGLAEPVSAGDVVHLRSAAEAE from the coding sequence ATGAGTGCAGATCGGGGAAGTCGCTGGTCCGACCTCGACCGTCCGCCGCTGAACGCCGACGCGCTGCGCCGGGCGCTCGTACGGACCGGGGGGCTGTGGACGTCGCTCGACGTCGTCGAGGCCACCGGCTCCACGAACGCCGACCTCGCCGCGCGCGCCCGCGAGGGAGCGGCCGAGGGCGCGGTGCTGGTCGCCGAGGAGCAGACGGCGGGGCGCGGGCGGCTGGAGCGCCGGTGGTCGGCACCGCCCCGGTCCGGGCTCTTCTTCTCCGTACTGCTGCGCCCCGAGGGCGTACCCGTCAGCCGGTGGGGCTGGCTGCCGCTGCTCGCGGGCGTTGCCGTGGCGACCGCGCTGCCGCGGGCCGCGGGCGTGGACACGGCGCTGAAGTGGCCGAACGACGTGCTCGTGACCGTCGAAGGCGAGGAGCGCAAGGCCGGCGGCATCCTCGTGGAGCGCCCCGACGCCACGAGCGAGTCCGTGGTCCTCGGCATCGGCATCAACGTCACCCTGCGCGCCGGCGAACTGCCCGTCCCGCAGGCCGGCTCGCTGGCCCTGGCGGGCGCGAAGGTCACTGACCGCGACCCGCTGCTGCGCGCGATGCTGCGGTCGCTGGAGCGGTGGTACGGAAACTGGCGTACCGCCGGCGGCGACCCGGCCGGCGCCCGGCTGCAGGAGACGTACGCGGCGGGCTGCGCGACGCTCGGCCGGCAGGTCCGCGCGGAGCTGCCGGGGGGCACTGCGGTGACGGGGGAGGCCGTCGCGGTGGACGGCGACGGCCGGCTGGTGCTGGCGACGGCGGCGGGGCTGGCGGAGCCGGTCAGCGCGGGGGACGTGGTGCACCTGCGGTCCGCGGCCGAAGCGGAGTGA
- a CDS encoding acyl-CoA carboxylase subunit beta codes for MAQEPPAEMADSHTTGGRLADLSRRIEEATHAGSARAVEKQHAKGKLTARERVDLLLDDGSFTELDEFARHRATNFGIEANRPYGDGVVTGYGTVDGRPVVVYSQDFTVFGGSLGEVYGEKIVKAMDFAMKTGCPIIGINDGGGARIQEGVVALGLFAEIFRRNVHGSGVVPQISVIVGPCAGGAVYSPAITDFTVMVDGISHMFITGPDVIKTVTGEDVGFEELGGARTHNTTSGVAHHMAGDEKDAFEYVKALLSYLPSNNLSDPPAFPEEGEASVTGEDRELDTLIPDSASQPYDMHAAIEHVLDDREFLETQALYAPNIITGFGRVEGHPVGVVANQPMQFAGCLDIKASEKAARFVRTCDAFNVPVLTFVDVPGFLPGTDQEYDGIIRRGAKLIYAYAEATVPLITVITRKAFGGAYDVMGSKHLGADLNLAWPTARIAVMGAQGAVNILYRRTLAAIEDEQEREARRAELIREYEDALLNPYAAAERGYVDAVIMPSETRRQVAKGLRVLRTKRETLPPKKHGNIPL; via the coding sequence ATGGCCCAGGAGCCCCCCGCCGAGATGGCGGACAGCCACACGACGGGCGGCCGGCTCGCCGATCTGAGCCGGCGGATCGAGGAGGCCACGCACGCCGGGTCGGCGCGCGCGGTGGAGAAGCAGCACGCGAAGGGCAAGCTGACCGCGCGCGAACGGGTCGACCTGCTGCTGGACGACGGGTCGTTCACGGAGCTGGACGAGTTCGCCCGGCACCGTGCGACGAACTTCGGCATCGAGGCGAACCGCCCGTACGGCGACGGCGTGGTAACCGGCTACGGGACCGTCGACGGCCGCCCCGTCGTGGTGTATTCGCAGGACTTCACGGTCTTCGGCGGCTCCCTCGGCGAGGTCTACGGCGAGAAGATCGTCAAGGCGATGGACTTCGCCATGAAGACCGGCTGCCCGATCATCGGCATCAACGACGGCGGCGGCGCACGCATCCAGGAGGGCGTCGTCGCGCTGGGGCTCTTCGCGGAGATCTTCCGCCGCAACGTGCACGGCTCGGGTGTCGTCCCGCAGATCAGCGTCATCGTCGGCCCGTGCGCGGGCGGAGCGGTGTACTCCCCCGCCATCACGGACTTCACGGTCATGGTGGACGGCATCTCGCACATGTTCATCACGGGCCCCGACGTCATCAAGACCGTCACCGGCGAGGACGTCGGCTTCGAGGAGCTGGGCGGCGCCCGTACGCACAACACCACCTCCGGTGTCGCCCACCACATGGCGGGTGACGAGAAGGACGCCTTCGAGTACGTCAAGGCGCTGCTGTCGTACCTGCCGTCGAACAACCTCAGCGACCCGCCCGCCTTCCCCGAGGAGGGCGAGGCGTCGGTCACCGGCGAGGACCGGGAGCTGGACACCCTCATCCCGGACTCGGCGAGCCAGCCGTACGACATGCACGCCGCCATCGAACACGTGCTGGACGACCGCGAGTTCCTGGAGACCCAGGCGCTGTACGCGCCGAACATCATCACCGGGTTCGGCCGCGTCGAGGGCCACCCCGTCGGCGTCGTCGCCAACCAGCCGATGCAGTTCGCCGGCTGCCTGGACATCAAGGCCAGCGAGAAGGCCGCCCGCTTCGTGCGCACCTGCGACGCGTTCAACGTCCCCGTGCTCACCTTCGTCGACGTCCCCGGCTTCCTGCCCGGCACGGACCAGGAGTACGACGGCATCATCCGCCGCGGCGCCAAGCTCATCTACGCCTACGCCGAGGCCACCGTGCCGCTGATCACGGTGATCACCCGCAAGGCGTTCGGCGGCGCGTACGACGTCATGGGCTCCAAGCACCTCGGCGCGGACCTGAACCTGGCGTGGCCCACCGCGCGGATCGCCGTCATGGGCGCGCAGGGCGCGGTCAACATCCTGTACCGCCGTACGCTCGCCGCCATCGAGGACGAGCAGGAGCGGGAGGCGCGCCGCGCGGAGCTGATCAGGGAGTACGAGGACGCGCTGCTGAACCCGTATGCGGCGGCAGAACGCGGGTATGTGGACGCCGTCATCATGCCGTCGGAGACGCGGCGGCAGGTGGCGAAGGGGCTGCGGGTCCTGCGCACCAAGCGGGAGACGCTGCCGCCGAAGAAGCACGGGAACATCCCGCTGTAG
- a CDS encoding acyl-CoA carboxylase epsilon subunit, translated as MSEEIKVVRGNPTAEELAAALAVVQARAASSASGARGGPAGEWADPARRVLARRTPQPGPQAWRTTYWPS; from the coding sequence ATGTCCGAGGAGATCAAGGTCGTCCGGGGCAACCCGACGGCGGAGGAACTGGCGGCGGCGCTGGCGGTGGTCCAGGCGCGGGCGGCGTCGTCCGCTTCGGGCGCGCGCGGCGGGCCGGCCGGTGAGTGGGCGGATCCGGCGCGGCGGGTGCTGGCCCGGCGGACGCCGCAGCCGGGGCCGCAGGCGTGGCGTACGACGTACTGGCCGTCGTAG
- the mmpB gene encoding morphogenic membrane protein MmpB, whose product MLWSDPPDEPDAELRAAERRLRRAGWLLALAAVVTMALGAAGPDMLHT is encoded by the coding sequence ATGCTCTGGTCCGACCCTCCAGACGAGCCCGACGCGGAGTTGCGGGCAGCGGAACGGCGGCTGCGCCGCGCCGGCTGGCTGCTTGCGCTGGCGGCCGTGGTGACGATGGCGCTGGGGGCGGCGGGACCCGACATGCTGCACACGTAG
- a CDS encoding Maf family protein gives MTHHPARTLVLASQSPARLALLRQAGLAPEVVVSGVDEDAVTAATPAELALVLAEAKAGAVAARPEAAGALVVGCDSVLELDGRALGKPVDAEDATARWKAMRGRSGVLQTGHCVIDTASGRRSSATAGTVVRFGEPSDAEIAAYVATGEPLYVAGAFTIDGRSSAFIDGIDGDHGNVVGISLPLLRRLLAEVGVQITDLWA, from the coding sequence ATGACCCACCATCCCGCCCGCACGCTCGTGCTCGCGTCGCAGTCCCCCGCCCGGCTCGCCCTGCTCCGGCAGGCGGGGCTCGCGCCCGAGGTCGTCGTCAGCGGTGTCGACGAGGACGCCGTCACCGCCGCGACCCCGGCGGAGCTGGCGCTGGTGCTCGCCGAGGCGAAGGCCGGTGCCGTGGCCGCGCGGCCGGAGGCGGCGGGGGCGCTGGTCGTCGGCTGCGACTCGGTGCTGGAGCTGGACGGCAGGGCGCTGGGCAAGCCGGTGGACGCCGAGGACGCCACGGCGCGGTGGAAGGCCATGCGGGGCCGTTCGGGGGTGCTGCAGACGGGGCACTGCGTGATCGACACGGCGTCGGGGCGGCGGTCGAGCGCGACCGCGGGGACGGTGGTCCGGTTCGGCGAGCCGAGCGACGCGGAGATCGCGGCGTATGTGGCGACGGGCGAACCGCTGTACGTGGCCGGGGCGTTCACCATCGACGGCCGCTCGTCGGCGTTCATCGACGGCATCGACGGCGACCACGGGAACGTCGTGGGGATCTCGCTGCCGCTGCTGCGCCGGCTGCTCGCGGAGGTGGGGGTGCAGATCACGGATCTGTGGGCGTAG
- a CDS encoding acetyl/propionyl/methylcrotonyl-CoA carboxylase subunit alpha: MRKVLIANRGEIAVRVARACRDAGIASVAVYAAPDRDALHVRVADEAFALGGDTPATSYLDIGKVLQAAEDSGADAVHPGYGFLSENAEFAQAVLDAGLTWIGPPPQAIRDLGDKVSARHIAQRAGAPLVAGTKDPVAGVEEVTAFAEEHGLPIAIKAAFGGGGRGLKVARTLEEVPELYESAVREAIAAFGRGECFVERYLDRPRHVETQCLADKHGNVVVVSTRDCSLQRRHQKLVEEAPAPFLSPKQNAELYRASKAILREARYEGAGTCEFLVGQDGTISFLEVNTRLQVEHPVTEEVTGIDLVREMFRIADGEELGYDDPPVRGHSFEFRINGEDPGRNFLPAPGTVTAFEPPAGPGVRLDAGVEAGSVIGPAWDSLLAKLIITGATRQQALQRAARALDEFTVDGMATALPFHRAVVRDPAFAPASVLEPFAVHTRWIETEFAGGIPRFAGGADADAAEETRETLVVEVGGKRLEVSLPSSLSVVASAAAGRSKPKRRAAKKSGSAVSGDALASPMQGTIVKVAVEEGQQVAEGDLVIVLEAMKMEQPINAHRAGTVKDLAAEMGATLTSGAVICEIKD, translated from the coding sequence GTGCGCAAGGTGCTCATCGCCAACCGTGGCGAAATCGCCGTCCGGGTCGCCCGCGCCTGCCGGGACGCCGGTATCGCCAGCGTGGCCGTCTACGCCGCGCCGGACCGGGACGCACTCCACGTCCGCGTGGCCGACGAGGCATTCGCGCTCGGCGGCGACACCCCGGCCACGAGCTACCTCGACATCGGCAAGGTGCTCCAGGCCGCCGAGGACTCCGGCGCCGACGCCGTGCACCCGGGGTACGGGTTCCTGTCGGAGAACGCCGAGTTCGCCCAGGCCGTCCTCGACGCGGGGCTGACGTGGATCGGCCCGCCGCCGCAGGCGATCCGCGACCTCGGCGACAAGGTGTCCGCCCGGCACATCGCCCAGCGGGCCGGCGCGCCGCTGGTGGCCGGCACGAAGGACCCGGTCGCGGGCGTCGAGGAGGTCACGGCGTTCGCCGAGGAGCACGGGCTGCCGATCGCCATCAAGGCCGCCTTCGGCGGCGGCGGTCGCGGGCTGAAGGTCGCCCGCACCCTCGAAGAGGTCCCCGAGCTGTACGAGTCGGCGGTGCGCGAGGCGATCGCCGCGTTCGGCCGCGGCGAGTGCTTCGTCGAGCGCTATCTCGACCGCCCGCGGCACGTGGAGACGCAGTGCCTCGCGGACAAGCACGGGAACGTGGTCGTGGTCTCCACCCGGGACTGCTCGCTGCAGCGCCGCCACCAGAAGCTGGTGGAGGAGGCGCCGGCGCCGTTCCTGTCGCCGAAGCAGAACGCCGAGCTGTACCGGGCGTCGAAGGCGATCCTGCGGGAGGCGCGCTACGAGGGCGCGGGCACCTGCGAGTTCCTCGTCGGCCAGGACGGCACGATCTCCTTCCTGGAGGTCAACACCCGGCTCCAGGTGGAGCACCCGGTGACCGAGGAGGTCACGGGCATCGACCTGGTGCGGGAGATGTTCCGTATCGCCGACGGCGAGGAACTGGGCTATGACGACCCGCCGGTGCGGGGTCACTCCTTCGAGTTCCGTATCAACGGCGAGGACCCGGGGCGCAACTTCCTGCCCGCGCCCGGCACCGTGACGGCCTTCGAGCCGCCGGCCGGGCCCGGTGTGCGGCTGGACGCGGGCGTGGAGGCCGGCAGCGTGATCGGCCCGGCGTGGGACTCGCTGCTGGCCAAGCTCATCATCACGGGCGCGACCCGGCAGCAGGCGCTGCAGCGCGCGGCGCGCGCGCTGGACGAGTTCACGGTCGACGGGATGGCGACGGCGCTGCCGTTCCACCGCGCGGTGGTACGTGATCCGGCGTTCGCGCCGGCCTCGGTGCTCGAGCCGTTCGCCGTCCACACCCGCTGGATCGAGACGGAGTTCGCGGGCGGCATCCCCCGGTTCGCCGGCGGCGCGGACGCCGACGCGGCGGAGGAGACCCGCGAGACGCTGGTCGTGGAGGTGGGCGGCAAGCGGCTGGAGGTGTCGCTGCCGTCGTCGCTGAGCGTGGTCGCCTCGGCGGCGGCCGGGCGGTCGAAGCCGAAGCGGCGGGCGGCGAAGAAGTCCGGCTCGGCGGTCTCGGGCGACGCGCTGGCCTCGCCCATGCAGGGCACGATCGTGAAGGTGGCGGTCGAGGAGGGCCAGCAGGTCGCGGAGGGCGATCTGGTGATCGTGCTGGAGGCGATGAAGATGGAGCAGCCCATCAACGCGCATCGCGCGGGCACGGTGAAGGATCTCGCGGCGGAGATGGGCGCGACGCTCACATCCGGCGCCGTCATCTGCGAGATCAAGGACTGA
- a CDS encoding MFS transporter, with protein MSTSLRTPAGHGIRGHSRKARGARPGLALTAIVATQLMFLVDATVVNVALPDIALDLGFSPTRMSWILNLYTLAFGGLLLLGSRIGDRIGRRRALVTGVLAFTAASLLAGLAPSSGWLLFARTAQGVAAALAAPSTLALIATTFPEGRQRARALAVFASISGAGSALGLVLGGALTDLASWHWVFLINLPVGLAIAWLAPRHLDETPRQRGPFDALGALLGTLGMTSLVYAFIRTAEQGWSDGLALGAFAAAAALLGSFLAVELRVRRPLVVLSLFADRNRSVSYGTMLMVPAGMFGVFYFTTQYLQRFLDYSPFRAGLAFLALTVPLFAASRFAPRAQARFGPKRTALAGLTLNTAGILWLTRLDASSGYVDGLLGPLLLMGVGVGLTMMQLTTLILSGVEPEDAGSASGLLQTMQYVGGSLGLSVLVSVFDVGLRHSSGHTFFDGTGAAFTAAAAFSAVALLLMAGARNVTRTP; from the coding sequence GTGTCCACATCCCTGCGCACGCCCGCCGGCCACGGCATCCGCGGTCACAGCCGAAAGGCCCGCGGCGCCCGCCCGGGGCTCGCCCTCACCGCGATCGTCGCCACCCAGCTCATGTTCCTGGTCGACGCCACGGTGGTGAACGTCGCACTCCCCGACATCGCGCTCGACCTCGGCTTCTCCCCGACCCGCATGTCCTGGATCCTCAACCTCTACACTCTCGCCTTCGGCGGCCTGCTGCTCCTCGGCAGCCGCATAGGCGACCGCATAGGCCGCCGCCGCGCCCTCGTCACCGGCGTGCTCGCCTTCACCGCCGCCTCCCTCCTCGCCGGCCTCGCGCCCAGCAGCGGCTGGCTCCTCTTCGCCCGTACCGCCCAGGGCGTCGCCGCCGCCCTCGCCGCCCCCAGCACCCTCGCCCTGATCGCCACCACCTTCCCCGAAGGCCGCCAACGCGCCCGCGCGCTCGCCGTCTTCGCCTCCATCAGCGGCGCGGGCTCCGCGCTCGGCCTGGTCCTCGGCGGCGCGCTCACCGACCTCGCGTCCTGGCACTGGGTCTTCCTCATCAACCTGCCCGTCGGCCTCGCCATCGCCTGGCTCGCCCCCCGCCACCTCGACGAAACCCCGCGCCAGCGCGGCCCGTTCGACGCCCTCGGCGCGCTGCTCGGCACCCTGGGCATGACCTCGCTCGTCTACGCCTTCATCCGCACCGCCGAGCAGGGCTGGAGCGACGGGCTCGCCCTCGGCGCCTTCGCCGCCGCCGCGGCGCTGCTCGGCAGCTTCCTCGCCGTCGAACTCCGCGTCCGCCGCCCGCTCGTGGTCCTGTCGCTCTTCGCCGACCGCAACCGCTCGGTCTCGTACGGCACGATGCTGATGGTCCCCGCCGGGATGTTCGGCGTCTTCTACTTCACCACCCAGTACCTGCAGCGGTTCCTCGACTACAGCCCGTTCCGCGCCGGCCTGGCCTTCCTCGCGCTCACCGTGCCGCTCTTCGCCGCCTCGCGCTTCGCGCCGCGCGCCCAGGCCAGGTTCGGGCCGAAGCGCACCGCGCTGGCGGGGCTGACCCTCAACACCGCCGGCATCCTGTGGCTCACCCGCCTCGACGCCTCCTCCGGCTACGTCGACGGGCTGCTGGGCCCGCTGCTGCTCATGGGCGTCGGGGTCGGGCTGACGATGATGCAGCTCACCACGCTCATCCTCAGCGGCGTCGAGCCCGAGGACGCGGGCTCCGCCTCCGGGCTGCTGCAGACGATGCAGTACGTCGGCGGCAGCCTGGGCCTGTCCGTCCTGGTCTCCGTCTTCGACGTGGGCCTGCGGCACTCGTCGGGGCACACGTTCTTCGACGGTACGGGCGCCGCCTTCACCGCCGCGGCGGCGTTCTCCGCGGTCGCGCTGCTGCTGATGGCCGGGGCCCGGAACGTGACCCGTACGCCCTGA
- a CDS encoding TetR/AcrR family transcriptional regulator, which produces MGTVQGRPMRADARRNYERLLGEAAVAFAERGADASLEEIARRAGVGIGTLYRHFPDRFALMGEVFQTRVDELDAAARALAAEAGTPMGALAAWMRRYVDVSSTIRGIAATLMDEGLMVNCKEQLRETVELLASRARRSGELRADVAPDDLLRLTSAIAYAAEKASAKNPEDTEIADRLLGLALDGLRTRNA; this is translated from the coding sequence ATGGGAACGGTGCAGGGCCGGCCGATGCGCGCGGACGCGCGCCGCAACTACGAGCGGCTGCTCGGCGAGGCCGCGGTGGCGTTCGCGGAACGCGGCGCGGATGCCTCGCTGGAGGAGATCGCGCGCCGCGCGGGCGTCGGGATCGGCACGCTGTACCGGCACTTCCCTGACCGCTTCGCGCTCATGGGCGAGGTGTTCCAGACGCGGGTGGACGAGCTGGACGCGGCGGCGCGGGCGCTGGCGGCGGAGGCCGGGACGCCGATGGGGGCGCTGGCGGCGTGGATGCGGCGGTACGTGGACGTGTCGTCGACGATCCGCGGGATCGCGGCGACGCTGATGGACGAGGGGCTGATGGTCAACTGCAAGGAGCAGTTGCGGGAGACGGTCGAACTGCTGGCGTCGCGCGCGCGCCGGTCCGGCGAACTGCGGGCGGACGTCGCACCGGACGACCTCCTGCGGCTGACGAGCGCGATCGCGTACGCGGCGGAGAAGGCGTCGGCGAAGAACCCGGAGGACACGGAGATCGCGGACCGCCTCCTGGGCTTGGCCCTGGACGGCCTACGCACGCGAAACGCCTGA
- a CDS encoding DeoR/GlpR family DNA-binding transcription regulator, with the protein MVRANGAVSLRELARVVQTSEVTVRRDVRALEAEGLLDRRHGGAVLPGGFTRESGFPQKSHLATAEKTAIADLAAGFVEEGEAVVVGAGTTTQELARRLARIPGLTVVTNSLLVAQALAHANRVEVVMTGGTLRGSNYALVGSGAEQSLQGLRVSRAFLSGSGLTAERGLSTSNMLSASVDRALVQAAAEVVVLADHSKLGTDTMFQTVPTDVITRLVTDDPPPNDERAATELQALADQGVQIAVAGPEQPAGGDSGPPASRRHPRHGGERRRTEDSVPLPGQRRTPQPSTTSMRPATPLPDQGRVADLAPAAASPGRGPHSATPPPRAAAVTPGT; encoded by the coding sequence ATGGTACGGGCCAATGGGGCCGTATCCCTCCGAGAGCTTGCCCGAGTCGTACAGACCTCCGAGGTGACCGTACGCCGAGACGTACGGGCCCTGGAAGCAGAAGGGTTGCTGGACCGAAGGCACGGAGGGGCGGTCCTTCCGGGCGGTTTCACCCGTGAGTCCGGCTTCCCGCAGAAATCACATCTTGCGACCGCGGAGAAGACCGCGATCGCCGATCTGGCCGCCGGATTCGTCGAGGAGGGCGAGGCCGTCGTCGTCGGTGCCGGTACGACCACGCAGGAGCTGGCCCGCCGGCTCGCGCGCATCCCCGGCCTGACGGTCGTGACCAACTCCCTGCTCGTCGCCCAGGCGCTGGCGCACGCGAACCGGGTGGAAGTCGTCATGACCGGCGGCACCCTGCGCGGCAGCAACTACGCGCTGGTGGGCAGCGGCGCCGAGCAGTCCCTCCAGGGGCTGCGCGTCTCGCGCGCGTTCCTCTCCGGCAGCGGGCTGACCGCAGAGCGGGGGCTGTCGACGTCCAACATGCTGTCGGCGAGCGTCGACCGGGCGCTGGTGCAGGCCGCGGCGGAGGTCGTGGTGCTCGCGGACCACTCCAAGCTGGGCACCGACACGATGTTCCAGACGGTGCCCACCGACGTGATCACGCGGCTGGTCACGGACGACCCGCCGCCGAACGACGAGCGGGCGGCGACGGAGCTGCAGGCCCTGGCGGACCAGGGGGTGCAGATCGCGGTGGCGGGCCCGGAGCAGCCGGCGGGCGGTGACAGCGGCCCCCCGGCATCCCGCCGGCACCCCCGGCACGGGGGTGAGCGGCGCCGCACCGAGGACAGCGTCCCCCTCCCAGGCCAGCGCCGCACCCCCCAACCCAGCACCACCAGCATGCGCCCAGCCACCCCCCTCCCCGACCAGGGCAGGGTCGCCGACCTGGCCCCCGCCGCCGCTAGCCCCGGGCGGGGGCCACACTCCGCGACCCCGCCGCCCAGGGCTGCCGCCGTCACGCCCGGTACGTGA
- a CDS encoding NAD(P)H-quinone dehydrogenase: MGYVTRIVIIGGGPGGYEAALVAAQLGAEVTVVDCGGLGGASVLTDCVPSKTLIATAEVMTTFDSSYEELGIIVADDTPPEKQAARVVGVDLGKVNARVKRLALAQSEDITTSVTRAGGRVVRGRASVSPQQAPDGSRTVRVTGAAAGEPAELVADAVLVATGGSPRELPDAQPDGERILNWKQVYDLDELPEELIVVGSGVTGAEFAGAYQALGSRVTLVSSRDRVLPGEDPDAAAVLEDVFRRRGMNVMSRSRAQGAKRVGDRVEVTLNDGRVITGSHCLMAVGAVPNTRGIGLEEAGVRLTDSGHIWTDKVSRTSAPGIYAAGDCTGIFALASVAAMQGRIAMYHFLGETVAPLRLKTVSANVFTDPEIATVGYQQSDVDEGRIDARVMKLPLLRNPRAKMQGVRDGFVKLICRPGTGIVVGGVVVAPRASELIHPISIAVDNNLTVEQIAKAFTVYPSLSGSIAEVARQLQASKPGGDE; the protein is encoded by the coding sequence ATGGGGTACGTGACTCGGATCGTGATCATCGGTGGAGGCCCCGGCGGGTACGAGGCGGCGCTCGTCGCCGCGCAGCTCGGCGCGGAGGTGACGGTCGTCGACTGCGGCGGCCTGGGCGGTGCGTCGGTGCTCACCGACTGCGTGCCGTCGAAGACGCTGATCGCCACCGCGGAGGTGATGACGACCTTCGACTCCTCGTACGAGGAGCTGGGCATCATCGTCGCGGACGACACGCCTCCGGAGAAGCAGGCCGCCCGCGTCGTCGGCGTGGACCTGGGCAAGGTCAACGCCCGGGTGAAGCGGCTGGCGCTGGCCCAGTCCGAGGACATCACCACGAGCGTGACGCGCGCCGGCGGCCGGGTCGTACGGGGCCGCGCGAGCGTCTCGCCGCAGCAGGCCCCGGACGGCTCGCGCACGGTCCGGGTGACCGGGGCCGCCGCGGGCGAGCCGGCGGAGCTGGTCGCGGACGCGGTGCTGGTCGCCACCGGCGGCAGCCCGCGCGAGCTGCCCGACGCGCAGCCCGACGGCGAGCGGATCCTGAACTGGAAGCAGGTCTACGACCTCGACGAGCTGCCCGAGGAGCTGATCGTCGTCGGCTCCGGCGTCACCGGCGCGGAGTTCGCGGGCGCGTACCAGGCGCTCGGCTCGCGGGTCACGCTGGTCTCCAGCCGGGACCGGGTGCTGCCGGGCGAGGACCCGGACGCGGCGGCGGTGCTGGAGGACGTCTTCCGGCGCCGCGGCATGAACGTGATGAGCCGCTCCCGCGCGCAGGGCGCCAAGCGCGTCGGCGACCGGGTCGAGGTGACGCTCAACGACGGCCGGGTGATCACCGGTTCGCACTGCCTGATGGCGGTCGGCGCGGTGCCCAACACCCGCGGCATCGGCCTGGAGGAGGCCGGGGTGCGGCTGACGGACTCCGGGCACATCTGGACCGACAAGGTGTCGCGCACGAGCGCGCCGGGCATCTACGCGGCGGGCGACTGCACGGGGATCTTCGCGCTCGCCTCGGTGGCGGCGATGCAGGGCCGGATCGCGATGTACCACTTCCTCGGCGAGACCGTCGCGCCGCTGCGGCTGAAGACGGTCTCCGCGAATGTCTTCACGGACCCCGAGATTGCCACGGTGGGTTACCAGCAGTCGGATGTGGACGAGGGGCGCATTGATGCACGGGTGATGAAACTGCCGCTGCTGCGCAACCCGCGGGCCAAGATGCAGGGGGTGCGGGACGGATTCGTGAAGCTGATCTGTCGCCCCGGCACCGGGATCGTGGTAGGGGGCGTGGTGGTCGCACCGCGGGCCAGCGAGCTGATCCACCCCATCTCGATCGCCGTCGACAACAATCTGACCGTGGAACAGATCGCGAAGGCGTTTACCGTCTATCCCTCGCTGTCGGGGTCGATCGCCGAGGTCGCGCGGCAGCTCCAGGCCAGCAAGCCGGGCGGCGACGAGTAG
- a CDS encoding purine-nucleoside phosphorylase — translation MNASTPHAAPDAAAAADRLRELTGAETHDVALVMGSGWVPAAEALGAPEHELRITDLPGFPPPAVEGHAGRIRSYRLGDKRVLVFLGRTHYYEGHGVAAVAHGVRTAAAAGCKTVVLTNGCGGLREGMRPGQPVLIGDHINLTASSPIEGAHFVDLTDLYSPRLRALCKQVDPSLEEGVYAQLPGPHYETPAEIEMLRRLGADLVGMSTVLEAIAAREAGAEVLGISLVTNLAAGMTGEPLSHEEVLQAGRDSAARMGGLLAEVLRRV, via the coding sequence GTGAACGCATCCACTCCGCACGCCGCCCCCGACGCGGCGGCCGCCGCCGACCGCCTCCGCGAGCTCACCGGGGCCGAAACCCACGACGTCGCCCTCGTGATGGGCTCCGGCTGGGTACCGGCGGCGGAAGCGCTGGGCGCGCCAGAGCACGAGCTGCGCATCACCGACCTGCCCGGCTTCCCGCCGCCCGCGGTGGAGGGCCACGCCGGGCGGATCCGCTCGTACCGGCTGGGCGACAAACGGGTGCTGGTCTTCCTCGGCCGTACGCACTACTACGAGGGCCACGGCGTCGCCGCCGTGGCGCACGGCGTGCGCACGGCCGCGGCGGCGGGCTGCAAGACCGTGGTGCTCACCAACGGCTGCGGCGGGCTGCGCGAGGGCATGCGGCCGGGCCAGCCGGTGCTGATCGGGGACCACATCAACCTCACCGCGTCCTCGCCGATCGAGGGCGCGCACTTCGTCGACCTGACGGATCTGTACTCGCCGCGGCTGCGGGCGCTGTGCAAGCAGGTGGACCCCAGCCTGGAAGAGGGCGTCTACGCCCAGTTGCCAGGACCTCACTACGAGACGCCGGCCGAGATCGAGATGCTCCGCCGCCTCGGCGCCGACCTGGTGGGCATGTCGACGGTCCTGGAGGCCATCGCGGCCCGCGAGGCGGGCGCCGAGGTGCTGGGGATCTCGCTGGTGACGAACCTGGCGGCGGGCATGACCGGCGAGCCGCTGAGCCACGAGGAGGTACTTCAGGCGGGGCGCGACTCGGCGGCGCGGATGGGCGGGCTGCTGGCCGAGGTGCTGCGCCGGGTGTGA